The following are encoded together in the Azospirillum lipoferum 4B genome:
- a CDS encoding chemotaxis protein CheW encodes MSSSSAIATVNSRTDLQTAGGTANGTEEQYVTFTVGSEEYGVNILAVREIRGWTPESRLPNLPDYVRGVINLRGIIIPIFDLRARFGGGPTQVTKRHVVVVMQVGERTRGILVDAISDILAIGHDAIKPPPDVDSGLIDAEYLSGLYTADDRMVTLLNVEKLFAGEHVDQDAPRAPALETT; translated from the coding sequence ATGAGCAGTTCCTCCGCAATCGCCACCGTCAACTCCCGCACCGACCTCCAGACCGCCGGCGGCACCGCCAACGGGACGGAGGAGCAGTACGTCACCTTCACGGTCGGCAGCGAGGAATATGGCGTCAACATCCTGGCCGTGCGTGAAATCCGCGGCTGGACACCGGAAAGCCGCCTGCCGAACCTGCCGGACTATGTCCGCGGCGTGATCAACCTGCGCGGCATCATCATCCCGATCTTCGACCTGCGCGCCCGCTTCGGCGGCGGCCCCACCCAGGTGACGAAGCGCCATGTCGTGGTGGTGATGCAGGTGGGCGAGCGCACGCGCGGCATCCTGGTCGACGCCATCTCCGACATCCTGGCCATCGGCCATGACGCGATCAAGCCGCCGCCCGACGTCGACAGCGGCCTGATCGACGCCGAATATCTCAGCGGCCTCTACACCGCCGATGACCGGATGGTGACCCTGCTGAACGTCGAGAAGCTGTTCGCCGGGGAGCATGTCGACCAGGACGCCCCGCGCGCGCCGGCACTCGAAACCACCTGA
- a CDS encoding CheR family methyltransferase has product MTDRSSALTIESPAIRRVPDAVFGGAREFHFERHHFDLIAGLLYQLAGIALAPHKAEMVYARLARRLRELRLADFDAYCALLQGDGGVNEIGFLVNALTTNLTSFYRESHHFDFLASSVLPEVRTRNASASRPRLRLWSAGCSSGPEPYTMAMVLVSTMGADLRRWDARILATDIDTHMVDTARRGVYPLSGATGIPPAIRQRFTHDTRMNGEPAVEMGEDLKRLVTVKPLNLLEHWPMSGPFDAIFCRNVLIYFDRRGRTQVIENFGRMLRPGGYLFLGHSESLYGVSNLFRQAGPTIYRRE; this is encoded by the coding sequence ATGACCGACCGCTCCTCCGCCCTGACGATCGAATCCCCGGCGATACGCCGGGTGCCGGACGCGGTGTTCGGCGGCGCGCGCGAGTTCCATTTCGAACGGCATCACTTCGACCTGATCGCCGGACTGCTCTATCAGCTGGCCGGCATCGCGCTGGCTCCGCACAAGGCGGAGATGGTCTATGCCCGGCTGGCGCGCCGCCTGCGCGAACTCCGGCTGGCCGATTTCGACGCCTACTGCGCCCTGCTGCAGGGCGACGGCGGGGTGAACGAAATCGGCTTCCTGGTCAATGCGCTGACCACCAACCTGACCAGCTTCTACCGCGAATCGCATCATTTCGACTTCCTCGCCTCCTCCGTCCTGCCGGAGGTGCGGACACGCAATGCCAGCGCCTCCCGTCCGCGGCTGCGGCTGTGGTCGGCCGGCTGCTCCTCGGGGCCGGAGCCCTACACCATGGCGATGGTGCTGGTCTCGACCATGGGCGCGGACCTGCGCCGCTGGGACGCCCGCATCCTCGCCACCGACATCGACACCCACATGGTCGACACGGCCCGGCGCGGCGTCTATCCGCTGTCGGGCGCCACCGGCATTCCGCCCGCCATCCGCCAGCGCTTCACCCACGACACCCGGATGAACGGCGAGCCGGCGGTGGAGATGGGCGAGGATCTCAAGCGGCTCGTGACGGTCAAGCCTCTGAACCTGCTGGAACATTGGCCGATGTCCGGCCCGTTCGACGCGATCTTTTGCCGCAACGTCCTGATCTACTTCGACCGGCGCGGCCGCACGCAGGTGATAGAAAACTTCGGCCGGATGCTCCGCCCAGGCGGGTATCTGTTCCTCGGCCACTCGGAGAGCCTGTATGGCGTGTCGAACCTGTTCCGACAGGCCGGCCCAACGATCTACCGGAGGGAGTGA
- a CDS encoding chemotaxis protein CheA produces MDDLSRFKQTYFDESAELLAVAEAGLLRLAPGEIDMDEVNAIFRAVHSIKGGGGAFGFNDLVAFAHEFETVMDGVRNAEIPVTTELVDTLIRANDVLARLLAHAADETDAPAGTTDDTVAALRRFLDNAEAPAEEPAAPASASAPYPDDEDDEAGIFGDALAAIQAARDDQPSPSISGPVPEGKVRWTIVFRPKAELLLSGNEPTYMLRALRRLGDAEVVCHLDKLPSLRDLDAELLHLSWTVTLLADPQVDRAQIDDVFEFVADDCDIRISAEAPPPAIIEPADPLPAATAPAANLPEPAAPASPPAAATPATTSGSPGAAKAGEGAKRGNGSTGGDHSGPTTHTIRVDLDKIDRLVNMVGEMVITQAMIAEHLRDLPPGQFQELLEGLESLAQHTRELRESVMSIRAQPVSSVFSRMPRLVRECAAATAKEVMLVTSGETTEVDKTVVENLVDPLTHMIRNSIDHGLEGPEERERLGKPRAGTVHLSAAHRSGRIVIEVTDDGRGINRAKVLSKAIEKGLVQPGSSLSDEEIDNLIFLPGFSTADQVSNLSGRGVGMDVVRRNISSLGGRIGVYSTPGEGSRFVLSLPLTLAVLDGMVISVGEERFVLPLTNIVESLRPKPADLHGLVNKCDVMMARGEYVRLVHLHRLFGIPKAIDDATKGLVVLVETEDGSRLGLVVDEVLGQQQVVIKSLEANFRRLDGVAAATILGDGRVALILDVAGLREMSRHGAGYGNGAGGATPPSPSLPAPADRSDQRQRQTV; encoded by the coding sequence GTGGACGATCTCAGCCGCTTCAAGCAGACCTACTTCGACGAAAGCGCCGAATTGCTGGCCGTCGCCGAGGCCGGGCTGCTGCGCCTCGCCCCCGGCGAGATCGACATGGACGAGGTGAACGCGATCTTCCGCGCCGTCCATTCGATCAAGGGCGGCGGCGGCGCCTTCGGCTTCAACGACCTCGTCGCCTTCGCGCACGAGTTCGAAACGGTGATGGACGGCGTGCGCAACGCCGAGATTCCCGTCACCACCGAACTGGTGGACACGCTGATCCGCGCCAACGACGTGCTGGCCCGCCTGCTGGCCCATGCGGCCGACGAAACCGACGCGCCGGCGGGCACCACCGACGACACCGTCGCGGCGCTGCGCCGCTTCCTGGACAACGCCGAGGCTCCGGCGGAGGAGCCTGCGGCGCCCGCTTCCGCATCCGCCCCCTATCCCGACGACGAGGATGACGAGGCCGGCATCTTCGGCGACGCGCTGGCCGCCATCCAGGCCGCCCGCGACGACCAGCCCTCCCCTTCGATTTCAGGCCCGGTGCCGGAGGGCAAGGTCCGCTGGACCATCGTCTTCCGCCCGAAGGCCGAATTGCTGCTTTCGGGCAACGAGCCGACCTACATGCTGCGCGCCCTGCGCCGTCTCGGCGACGCGGAGGTCGTCTGCCACCTGGACAAGCTGCCCTCCCTGCGCGACCTCGACGCCGAGTTGCTGCATCTGTCCTGGACGGTGACGCTGCTGGCCGATCCGCAGGTCGACCGCGCCCAGATCGACGACGTGTTCGAGTTCGTCGCCGACGACTGCGACATCCGCATCAGCGCCGAGGCGCCTCCCCCCGCCATCATCGAGCCGGCCGATCCTCTGCCGGCCGCCACCGCGCCGGCCGCCAACCTGCCGGAACCGGCGGCACCCGCCTCGCCGCCGGCAGCGGCCACCCCGGCCACCACCTCCGGCTCCCCCGGCGCCGCGAAGGCCGGCGAGGGCGCCAAACGCGGCAACGGCAGTACCGGCGGCGACCATTCGGGGCCGACCACCCACACCATCCGCGTCGACCTCGACAAGATCGACCGGCTGGTCAACATGGTCGGCGAGATGGTCATCACCCAGGCGATGATCGCGGAGCATCTGCGCGACCTGCCGCCCGGCCAGTTCCAGGAACTGCTGGAGGGGCTGGAGAGCCTTGCCCAGCACACACGCGAGCTGCGCGAGAGCGTGATGTCGATCCGCGCCCAGCCGGTCTCCAGCGTCTTCTCGCGCATGCCGCGGCTGGTGCGCGAATGCGCCGCCGCCACCGCCAAGGAAGTGATGCTGGTCACGTCGGGCGAGACGACGGAGGTCGACAAGACGGTGGTCGAAAACCTCGTCGATCCGCTGACCCACATGATCCGCAACTCCATCGACCATGGGCTGGAAGGGCCGGAGGAGCGCGAACGCCTCGGCAAGCCGCGCGCCGGCACCGTGCATCTGTCCGCCGCCCACCGGTCCGGCCGCATCGTGATCGAGGTGACGGACGACGGCCGCGGCATCAACCGCGCCAAGGTGCTGTCCAAGGCCATCGAGAAGGGGCTGGTCCAGCCCGGATCCAGCCTGTCGGACGAGGAGATCGACAACCTGATCTTCCTGCCCGGCTTCTCCACCGCCGATCAGGTGTCGAACCTGTCCGGCCGCGGCGTCGGCATGGACGTGGTGCGGCGGAACATCTCCAGCCTGGGCGGGCGCATCGGCGTCTATTCGACGCCGGGCGAGGGCTCGCGCTTCGTGCTGTCGCTGCCGCTGACGCTGGCCGTGCTGGACGGCATGGTGATCTCGGTGGGGGAGGAGCGCTTCGTCCTGCCGCTGACCAACATCGTGGAAAGCCTTCGGCCCAAGCCTGCCGACCTGCATGGGCTGGTCAACAAGTGCGACGTGATGATGGCGCGCGGCGAGTATGTGCGGCTCGTCCACCTGCACCGGCTGTTCGGCATCCCCAAGGCCATCGACGACGCCACCAAGGGGCTGGTCGTGCTGGTGGAGACGGAGGACGGCTCCCGCCTCGGCCTCGTGGTCGACGAGGTGCTGGGCCAGCAGCAGGTCGTCATCAAGAGCCTGGAGGCCAATTTCCGCCGGCTGGACGGCGTGGCCGCCGCGACCATCCTGGGCGACGGCCGGGTCGCCCTGATCCTGGACGTCGCCGGCCTGCGCGAAATGAGCCGCCACGGCGCCGGCTATGGAAACGGCGCCGGCGGCGCCACCCCGCCCTCCCCATCCCTGCCCGCCCCGGCGGACAGGTCCGACCAGCGTCAACGCCAAACGGTTTGA
- a CDS encoding chemotaxis protein, translating to MNAPTLSHAGPSPAAPARRLGSGRYFNQEFKAETIKIALGQQAVSDRGDLMIATTLGSCVAACIHDPVRGIGGMNHFMLPDLPASELEGAGAAARYGSVAMERLINALLAAGADRRRLQVKLFGGASVIDSSYDIGGLNSRFALDYVRAEGLTLAGQDLGGCSARRLHYFPHSGRALRRLLRPEAAADTVTRERSFITHLARTAVEGEVELFGPADAGGN from the coding sequence ATGAACGCCCCCACCCTCTCCCATGCGGGCCCCAGCCCGGCGGCACCGGCGCGGCGGCTGGGCAGCGGACGCTATTTCAACCAGGAATTCAAGGCGGAGACCATCAAGATCGCGCTGGGCCAGCAGGCGGTCAGCGACCGGGGCGACCTGATGATCGCGACCACGCTGGGCTCCTGCGTGGCTGCCTGCATCCACGATCCGGTTCGGGGGATCGGCGGCATGAACCATTTCATGCTGCCCGACCTGCCGGCCAGCGAGTTGGAGGGCGCCGGCGCCGCCGCGCGCTACGGATCGGTCGCGATGGAACGGCTGATCAACGCCCTGCTCGCCGCCGGGGCCGACCGCAGGCGCCTGCAGGTCAAGCTGTTCGGCGGCGCCAGCGTCATCGACTCGAGTTATGACATCGGCGGTCTGAACAGCCGCTTCGCACTGGATTATGTGCGGGCGGAGGGGCTGACGCTGGCCGGGCAGGATCTGGGCGGCTGCTCCGCCCGGCGCCTGCATTATTTCCCGCACAGCGGCCGCGCCCTGCGCCGCCTGCTGCGGCCGGAGGCGGCGGCCGACACCGTCACCCGCGAACGGTCCTTCATCACCCATCTCGCCCGTACCGCCGTGGAGGGCGAGGTGGAGCTGTTCGGACCCGCCGATGCGGGAGGGAACTGA
- a CDS encoding STAS domain-containing protein, with the protein MDYGIEVRDQEAVVRLRGRLTFNDHAKLRTLIGEMGQNKPRRQVLDLSSLEFVDSAGIGMLLIAREEMDRADKQFVLRAAAGQVKRVLTVAQIAKIVPIED; encoded by the coding sequence ATGGATTACGGTATCGAAGTGCGCGACCAGGAGGCGGTGGTCCGCCTGCGCGGCCGCCTGACCTTCAACGACCATGCAAAGCTGCGCACCCTGATCGGTGAGATGGGCCAGAACAAGCCCCGCCGCCAGGTGCTCGACCTGTCCTCGCTGGAATTCGTCGACTCCGCCGGCATCGGCATGCTGCTGATCGCGCGGGAAGAGATGGACCGCGCCGACAAGCAGTTCGTCCTGCGTGCCGCCGCCGGCCAGGTGAAGCGGGTGCTGACCGTGGCGCAGATCGCCAAGATCGTCCCGATCGAGGACTGA
- a CDS encoding methyl-accepting chemotaxis protein produces the protein MFNPAAARDAAQFAARDAAPAMADRPAPPPADGEAKVSVTAELLSTWLGFADVQRRTLDIVQSELTRTSNHVETSTLDLSERFRELAQKALEQSERVEQIVAMAGSVDIDGERMPLDSLVVGMQDMITDMVTNIVTLSRHAMSMVYLLDDVQKDVAELEKSIGDIDGINRQTNFLALNATIEASRAGEAGRTFAVVAQEVRHLSRTTGELADRMRSKVGAVVKGVRNGHDILRQIANTDMSPQMLAKERVDKTMDSLVAQTTHFQAVLETAASVSTDMSATIAHVITGMQFQDLTKQRIEAINDSLAIMSAGLGELETRIRAQVPPGIGAREPQEWLNQLMGRFTLSEMRERFVRKLLLEGTALDENGVLDLDVGGDNSSGGDIELF, from the coding sequence ATGTTCAACCCCGCCGCCGCCAGAGATGCCGCCCAGTTCGCCGCCCGAGATGCCGCTCCGGCGATGGCGGACCGCCCGGCACCGCCCCCTGCGGACGGAGAGGCCAAGGTCTCGGTCACGGCAGAGCTTCTGTCGACCTGGCTCGGCTTCGCCGACGTGCAGCGCCGCACGCTCGACATCGTCCAGAGCGAGCTGACGCGCACGTCGAACCATGTGGAGACCTCCACCCTCGACCTGTCGGAGCGCTTCCGCGAACTGGCCCAGAAGGCGCTGGAACAGTCGGAGCGGGTGGAGCAGATCGTCGCCATGGCGGGATCGGTGGACATCGACGGCGAACGGATGCCGCTCGATTCGCTGGTCGTCGGTATGCAGGACATGATCACCGACATGGTGACCAACATCGTCACCCTGTCGCGCCATGCCATGAGCATGGTCTATCTGCTGGACGACGTTCAGAAGGACGTGGCCGAGCTGGAGAAGTCGATCGGCGACATCGACGGCATCAACCGCCAGACCAATTTCCTGGCGCTGAACGCCACCATCGAGGCCAGCCGCGCCGGGGAGGCCGGGCGCACCTTCGCCGTGGTCGCGCAGGAGGTGCGGCACCTCTCGCGCACGACCGGCGAGCTGGCGGACCGCATGCGCAGCAAGGTGGGCGCGGTGGTCAAAGGCGTGCGCAACGGCCACGACATCCTGCGCCAGATCGCCAACACCGACATGTCGCCGCAGATGCTGGCGAAGGAACGCGTCGACAAGACGATGGACAGCCTGGTGGCCCAGACCACCCATTTCCAGGCGGTGCTGGAAACGGCGGCATCGGTGTCGACCGACATGTCGGCCACCATCGCCCATGTCATCACCGGCATGCAGTTCCAGGATCTGACCAAGCAGCGGATCGAGGCGATCAACGACAGCCTCGCCATCATGAGCGCCGGGCTGGGCGAACTGGAAACCCGCATCCGCGCCCAGGTGCCGCCGGGCATCGGCGCGCGGGAGCCGCAGGAATGGCTGAACCAGCTGATGGGCCGTTTCACGCTGAGCGAGATGCGCGAGCGTTTCGTGCGCAAACTGCTGCTGGAGGGCACCGCGCTGGACGAGAACGGCGTGCTCGACCTGGATGTCGGAGGGGACAATAGTTCCGGCGGCGACATTGAACTTTTCTAG
- a CDS encoding methyl-accepting chemotaxis protein: protein MATDGMPAKAGSFLSNMRIAKRLWLVFGLLLVLIAAQSGVGILGLDGLNRRIDGVIASGDLAVFAKDLESRLAAERLQTREYINLGTPESLDRLRVLRGEFNSAMAQRQATLAASPQAAAFAELDALHTTYHERFEAVRAMREQADRSLRERMDPLGAQVTKLLEEVISTAGASGDKDAAFATQEVEKRWLMVRFSANRAIGLRDAAAAMQVETEGKAMANAVARLSAVVRGNSGLSMALREVDARAADYRAAFRDVIAANDEAKRRADQLAAAATAVNDAIDGIVGRIAADARATEEEAGTMAAFTIRLTLGLGLLSLVIGVVAANRIAASIVTPVTGIRRVMAELTDGKLSVAVPHTGQQDELGDMARAVAAFKDEAVEALRSRIALERVSANIMMADTDGRILYANDSIMAMFRNAEADLRASLPGFDATRLVGQNFDAFHRDPSHQRRLLADLKQTHRGWARTGGRTFQVIANPVVSRQGEKLGTVIEWRDLTEELAIEAEISAMVENAVRGDFSHRIALDGKTGFFRLVSEGINRLSENVAAVTEELASVLEALSQGDLSRRIDQQYEGVFQRLKDDFNGTVAHLSEIVRRIDHAAGSIAVASREVAEGSLDLSERTEQQASSLEETAASMEQLAATVRSNADNAQQVNGYATEARTAASRGGEVAVSAVEAMRRIEQSSQKIADIIGVIDEIAFQTNLLALNAAVEAARAGDAGRGFAVVAQEVRQLAQRSAQASKEIKSLILDSGGQVREGVGLVRSAGSALTEIVSGIGRVADLVSEIARATAEQASGLDEVNIAIAQMDEMTQKNAALVEESTAAARSLEDQADQLRQQMTFFTLDRQSRGSASAAAASTGEIRRQQVPA, encoded by the coding sequence ATGGCCACCGACGGTATGCCCGCCAAAGCCGGCAGCTTTCTCAGCAACATGCGCATCGCCAAACGGCTGTGGCTGGTCTTCGGCCTTCTGCTGGTCCTGATCGCCGCCCAGTCCGGCGTGGGCATCCTGGGGCTGGACGGGCTGAACCGCCGCATCGACGGGGTCATCGCCTCCGGCGACCTCGCCGTCTTCGCCAAGGATCTGGAAAGCCGTCTGGCCGCCGAACGCCTGCAGACCCGCGAATACATCAATCTGGGAACGCCCGAGTCACTTGACCGGCTGCGCGTGCTGCGCGGGGAGTTCAATTCGGCGATGGCGCAGCGGCAGGCGACGCTGGCGGCCTCGCCCCAGGCCGCCGCCTTCGCCGAGCTGGACGCCCTGCACACCACCTACCATGAGCGGTTCGAGGCGGTGCGCGCCATGCGGGAGCAGGCCGACCGCAGCCTGCGCGAACGGATGGACCCGCTGGGCGCCCAGGTAACGAAACTGCTGGAGGAGGTGATCTCGACGGCCGGCGCCTCCGGCGACAAGGATGCTGCCTTCGCCACCCAGGAGGTGGAGAAGCGCTGGCTGATGGTGCGCTTCAGTGCCAACCGCGCCATCGGCCTGCGCGACGCCGCAGCGGCCATGCAGGTGGAAACCGAAGGCAAGGCGATGGCCAACGCCGTCGCCCGGCTGTCCGCCGTCGTTCGTGGCAACAGCGGCCTGTCGATGGCCCTGCGCGAGGTGGATGCCCGCGCCGCCGACTATCGCGCCGCCTTCCGCGACGTCATCGCCGCCAATGACGAGGCGAAGCGCCGCGCCGACCAGCTCGCCGCCGCCGCCACGGCGGTCAACGACGCCATCGACGGCATCGTCGGCCGGATCGCCGCCGATGCCAGGGCGACGGAGGAGGAGGCCGGGACCATGGCGGCCTTCACCATCCGCCTGACGCTGGGGCTGGGGCTGCTGTCGCTGGTGATCGGCGTCGTCGCCGCCAACCGGATCGCCGCCTCCATCGTCACGCCGGTCACCGGCATCCGCCGGGTGATGGCCGAGCTGACCGACGGCAAGCTGTCGGTCGCCGTCCCCCACACCGGTCAGCAGGACGAGCTGGGCGACATGGCCCGCGCCGTCGCGGCCTTCAAGGATGAGGCGGTGGAAGCCCTGCGCTCGCGCATCGCGCTGGAACGGGTGTCGGCCAACATCATGATGGCGGACACCGACGGCCGCATCCTCTACGCCAACGACTCGATCATGGCCATGTTCCGCAATGCCGAGGCCGATCTGCGCGCCTCGCTGCCGGGCTTCGACGCGACCAGGCTCGTCGGCCAGAATTTCGACGCCTTCCATCGCGACCCCTCGCACCAGCGCCGCCTGCTGGCCGACCTGAAGCAGACCCACCGCGGCTGGGCCAGGACCGGCGGCCGCACCTTCCAGGTCATCGCCAACCCGGTGGTCAGCCGCCAGGGCGAGAAGCTGGGCACCGTCATCGAATGGCGCGACCTGACGGAGGAGCTGGCGATCGAGGCGGAGATCAGCGCGATGGTCGAGAATGCCGTCCGCGGCGACTTCAGCCATCGCATCGCGCTCGACGGCAAGACCGGCTTCTTCCGGCTGGTCAGCGAAGGCATCAACCGCCTGTCGGAGAATGTCGCCGCCGTCACCGAAGAACTGGCATCGGTGCTGGAGGCGCTGTCGCAAGGAGATCTCAGCCGCCGGATCGACCAGCAGTATGAGGGCGTGTTCCAGCGGCTGAAGGACGATTTCAACGGCACCGTGGCGCATCTGTCGGAGATCGTCCGGCGCATCGACCATGCCGCCGGTTCCATCGCCGTCGCCAGCCGCGAAGTGGCGGAAGGCAGCCTGGACCTGTCGGAACGGACCGAGCAGCAGGCGTCCTCGCTGGAGGAAACCGCGGCCAGCATGGAACAGCTCGCCGCCACCGTGCGCTCCAACGCCGACAACGCCCAGCAAGTCAACGGCTATGCCACCGAGGCGCGCACCGCCGCGTCCCGCGGCGGCGAGGTGGCGGTCAGTGCCGTGGAGGCCATGCGCCGGATCGAGCAGTCGTCGCAGAAGATCGCCGACATCATCGGCGTGATCGACGAGATCGCCTTCCAGACCAACCTGCTGGCGCTGAACGCCGCGGTGGAGGCGGCCCGTGCCGGCGATGCCGGGCGCGGCTTCGCCGTCGTGGCCCAGGAGGTGCGGCAGCTCGCCCAGCGTTCGGCCCAGGCATCGAAGGAGATCAAGTCGCTGATCCTCGACAGCGGCGGGCAGGTGCGCGAGGGCGTCGGGCTGGTCCGGTCCGCTGGCAGCGCCCTGACGGAGATCGTGTCGGGCATCGGCCGCGTCGCCGATCTCGTGTCGGAGATCGCGCGGGCCACGGCCGAACAGGCGTCCGGCCTGGACGAGGTCAACATCGCCATCGCCCAGATGGACGAGATGACACAGAAGAACGCAGCCCTGGTGGAGGAAAGCACCGCCGCCGCCCGCTCTCTGGAGGATCAGGCCGACCAGCTGCGTCAGCAGATGACCTTCTTCACCCTGGACCGCCAGTCCCGCGGCTCCGCCTCCGCAGCCGCCGCTTCCACCGGAGAGATCCGGCGGCAGCAGGTGCCCGCCTGA
- a CDS encoding ATP-binding protein — MTDGATLPSGDVSGLRTRFAAFIAPGLPPDRGDRLGQALGLHPAVGPAGSGPLALLVMDGTTADAESLWLPPVAAWVEPVAGDEDGGGLAELLAEASGTDLYVNLTTATAHDLQLGGRLLAAIGARHPLSGHRRDDIELALHEAVSNALVHGNLGVSGMKELSTQELERFSRDLGDGLADPVLAARRIAIAVRIDPPQDASENGRAVATVEITDQGAGFVPRRPERAGASGRGLDLIASIADGLEIEDGGRRIRLRFRL, encoded by the coding sequence TTGACCGACGGGGCCACCCTTCCCAGCGGCGACGTTTCCGGGCTCCGCACGCGCTTCGCCGCATTCATCGCGCCAGGACTGCCGCCCGACCGCGGCGACCGGTTGGGACAGGCGCTGGGCCTGCATCCGGCAGTTGGGCCGGCCGGTTCCGGACCGCTGGCGCTGCTGGTGATGGACGGGACCACGGCGGACGCAGAATCGTTGTGGCTGCCCCCGGTCGCAGCCTGGGTCGAGCCGGTGGCCGGCGACGAGGATGGCGGCGGACTGGCCGAATTGCTGGCCGAGGCGTCCGGCACCGATCTCTATGTCAACCTGACCACCGCGACCGCACACGACCTGCAGCTGGGCGGTCGCCTGCTGGCCGCCATCGGCGCCCGCCATCCGCTTTCCGGGCACCGCCGCGACGATATCGAACTGGCCCTGCATGAGGCGGTCAGCAACGCGCTGGTGCATGGCAATCTCGGCGTCAGCGGCATGAAGGAGCTGAGCACCCAGGAACTGGAACGCTTCTCCCGCGATCTGGGCGACGGGTTGGCCGACCCGGTACTCGCCGCCCGCCGGATCGCCATCGCCGTGCGCATCGATCCGCCGCAAGACGCGTCGGAGAATGGCCGGGCAGTGGCGACGGTCGAGATCACCGACCAGGGCGCCGGCTTTGTCCCGCGCAGGCCGGAGCGCGCCGGTGCGTCGGGCCGCGGACTCGACCTGATCGCCAGCATCGCCGACGGGCTGGAGATCGAGGATGGCGGCCGGCGCATCCGCCTGAGGTTCCGGCTGTGA
- a CDS encoding protein-glutamate methylesterase/protein-glutamine glutaminase has protein sequence MPRSIRVVIVDDSALMREMLKDILTREPGMEVAGVARDAFEARDVIKATNPDVITLDVEMPRMDGLSFLEKIMTLRPTPVIMVSSLTREGSDAAIRALELGAVDCVAKPGGSDGLGFEATAMELVSKIRVAATARLAMRRPPAVHGVLPTPRRAGSGKRLIAVGASTGGVERIRDLLAAMPADCPPIVITQHMGPSYVPSFAARLDRLSAPTVRVAVHGDRPAQGLVLIAPGDRHLAIARDTTGFVCHIQDTPPVSGHRPSVDVLFASVAKAAGANAVGVILSGMGRDGAIGMKAMLDAGAFTIGEQESSCVVYGMPRAAKEAGAVAVELPLTQIPAEMLRAFDAVGERPRTA, from the coding sequence ATGCCCAGATCGATCCGCGTCGTCATCGTCGACGACAGCGCCCTGATGCGCGAGATGCTGAAGGACATCCTGACCCGCGAACCGGGGATGGAGGTCGCCGGCGTCGCCCGCGACGCCTTCGAGGCGCGCGACGTGATCAAGGCGACCAACCCCGACGTCATCACGCTGGACGTCGAGATGCCGAGGATGGACGGCCTGTCCTTCCTGGAAAAGATCATGACGCTGCGGCCGACGCCGGTGATCATGGTCTCCTCCCTCACGCGCGAGGGATCCGACGCCGCCATCCGCGCGCTGGAGCTGGGGGCCGTCGACTGCGTCGCCAAGCCCGGCGGCTCCGACGGGCTGGGGTTCGAGGCGACCGCGATGGAGCTGGTCTCCAAGATCCGGGTCGCCGCCACCGCCCGGCTGGCCATGCGCCGGCCGCCTGCCGTCCATGGCGTCCTGCCCACGCCGCGCCGCGCCGGATCGGGAAAGCGGCTGATCGCCGTCGGCGCCTCGACCGGTGGGGTGGAGCGCATCCGCGACCTTCTGGCCGCCATGCCGGCCGACTGCCCGCCCATCGTCATCACCCAGCATATGGGCCCCAGCTATGTGCCCAGCTTCGCCGCCCGGCTCGACCGGCTGTCGGCGCCCACGGTGCGGGTGGCCGTCCATGGCGACCGGCCGGCCCAGGGGCTGGTGCTGATCGCGCCCGGCGACCGCCACCTCGCCATCGCCCGCGACACCACCGGTTTCGTCTGCCACATCCAGGACACGCCGCCGGTCAGCGGCCATCGCCCGTCGGTGGACGTGCTGTTCGCCTCAGTCGCCAAGGCGGCCGGCGCCAACGCGGTCGGCGTCATCCTGTCCGGCATGGGCCGCGACGGCGCCATTGGCATGAAGGCCATGCTCGATGCCGGCGCCTTCACCATCGGCGAACAGGAATCGAGCTGCGTCGTCTACGGAATGCCGCGCGCCGCCAAGGAGGCCGGTGCGGTCGCGGTCGAACTTCCGCTCACCCAAATCCCCGCCGAAATGCTGCGCGCCTTCGACGCCGTCGGCGAGCGCCCCCGCACCGCCTGA